From the genome of Nicotiana sylvestris chromosome 1, ASM39365v2, whole genome shotgun sequence:
GatctaggaccttgagaaggaaatgGGGGTAGGTTGTTTAGTTGTTGAAACATCGAAGGTCTTTGAAAGTCTTGCCCCCGATTCCCTTGGTTGCcattattccaacccccttggttgttgtttgctccccaattgttgttgttgccactctaGTTGCCCTGGTTGTTCAAGTTGCCCCAAttctgattgttgttcccccaattgccattgccttgttggttttgattccccaatttccttgggatctccactATTGTTGTTGGTTAGGAGCATTGCCCCTTTGTCCTTGGTAATTGTTCACGCACTGCACCTCTTCACTTTGCTCATCATAGCCATCATCTTGATTGAAACCACCACAACCTTGCTCATATTGATCGGGACTACCTTGACCTTATTGACCTCTTTGTCACCTCTTGTTGAACAACATGTTGACaccttccatagcatttacttgtataggagcttgaacttgttgcaattgagctTTTGCCAACTAATTCATTGTTGTAGTTAACTCTGCTATTGCCTGGccatgatcatggagctctttgtgcaagtggatgacagtggggtcaccctgtggcacattagctcgactttgccaagttgaggaagtatctgccatctcatccaatatctcacacgccttagcataaggtgtgttcataaaattttccCCTGCTAGCTGGTTAACTATACACTAATTGGTCGTGTTAATTCCATAGTAGAATGTCTGTTGAATCATTTCTTCGGTCATGTCATTATTCGGATATTATTTCACCATTGTCCAATATCTCTCCCagatctcatgaagtggttcattaggttCTTGTTTGGAGGCCAAAATCTCATCTCTCAAAGTCGCCATATGCCCTGGAGAAAACTTAGCAataaacttgtccgccaactcatcccacgtagtgatggaatggttgggaagcctttcaagccagtccaaagctttccctctaagtgagaaaagGAACAATCTCAATCGCaatgcatcctctgacacatttgtttgcttgcttccccaacaggtatccataAAGCCTTTAAtatgtttatatgcattctgatggggagcacctgtgaaataccctcgctgctccaataagtcaacatcacatttgtaatttgaaaattgcccgcccagaTTAGGgatgggacaattgcacttgcgtaTCCTTTATTTGGAAGCATGCGAGGAgtcactcttggaggtggcgggggagggtctggaacattatcattggcctggcagcctctcctttgagcttgaggcactataggtacctcatcatcaatattatcatctacctcctcccccggaaTAGCATTTCCAAGATTATCGTTGTTTGCCATTTTATACCTGAATTGATGACACACACACGTTAGTAAcacagaagaaaagaaaaataaaacacaaaactagtaaaatagatagccaaaaccgtttagctccccggcaacggcgccaaaatgtGTCGAGCGGTCGATGCAgattttacccgagaaggtcgggatcgaatccatagggagctaatataatgtttggagttggattcctatctaatctagcagtgtgtagtgctcttgattgcacttccaattattcttttgtttgtttcctatttctaattttatactaatgatgcatgaaattaagctaagtagatatttttttagggttttctaaatgggtaaagaggcactagggaagtgacttactcctaggtgaATATCTAACGGAATCTAGAACTTAGGGCAATAATGTTATTgttgggatcatgatatagccaatgcacgaagatagtcactctatacctctcggtagtttgagtgactttgccctaattggctttctcaagcccaattgggtgttcaatttgtgcaagaaaagttggctcaagtcgggtattactatctctaggtttaactctttaattggggctatcaatcttttGAATggaccccaattccttgttggcctgaattcctcgacttaagctctctttctcaagaagagcctaagtcaaaaaggtaCAATtggtgtttgcaaccaccaattcaacataaaaagcacaaatcaggccaaatatcaatcacccataaacatttaagccctaaaataggAGACCCAtaaaatacccacactagggttgagccacaaccctagctaatgggtttagctactcataattgaagaagaaatcatagattgagatgaaaAATAAACCATAAAAATTAATTACAAGATAAAAGTCTAAGATTAATTGTTAAACAAGCTCTAAATTTACTCTAAAAAGCAAAAACGGTGGTTTCACGTGCTCACGAAACAAAAGATGatctaaaaatctgaaaaagaagtatttatacatagctaaattttttggacaaaaatgcccctaacgGAGGTACCGCTGACAGCAAAAAATGGACCGCTGCAGCGGTAAGGCTACCCCGTCGCATAAAATCAAGCGCGGACCGCGGTCTTCAACTTTAAGCTCAACTTCAGGCTCTCTGAACCTCTTCTCCGTGGACCGCGGTAAAAGGACCGTTGTCGCGGTAGAGACACCGTTACCGCATAAACGCATCACGGTCAGCAGTGACTTGAAAAGTCCATAATTGAAACTCTCTGATCTTTGCCACCGTGGACCGCCAAGACTGCCTCAACTGTGGATCCTTCGCGTCCGCAGTGGATTTTCCGCTGTAGCGCTCAATTGACTCAGCTttgacttgtgcaggtttcactcccttttgagctggttttgactttcttgtctctttttgaccaaacactgcaagcaagcacaataagttagcttttgggaatacttgtatacatttttaatacaaaactcaagcaaaaaggagcataaaatagactagaatccctagttatcagctgACAAACCACTTTTACCTGAAAAAGAGGTTATATAATCTCCGTATGGATGAAGGTACACTTGTTAATACTCACCTTGATGCATTTAATTCAATTATAATAGACTTGAAGAACGTGGATATCAAAATTGAGAGTGAGGATCAGGCCTTGATTGTGTTATATTCTTTACCACAGTCTTATAATACTTTTGTCGATAGGCTACTATATATGAAAGACAATATTTTACAGTAAGATGTTACTAATGCACTAAAATATAAAGAGTTGAAAAAGAGCTTTCCAGATAGCTGAACTGAAGGTAAGGGTCTTGCGAGTAGAGGAAGAACACAACAAAAGGACTTTAACAGAAAAAAACCAACCACAAGATCGAAGTCTAAAGCAAGGAAGCAGAATTATTATGAGTGCGGGGAGCAAGGTCACTACATGAGAGATTGTCCCAAGCTGAAAGAGAAAAGATGGAAGCAGAAAATAGATAATTCGGAAAATATTGTTGATACTGACAATAATTCTAATGATAGTGATTATGTAAAGGAAGTCTGTGCCATGAGTTCTAGTCATGGGCAGAACTACTAGGTTCTTGATTCTGGTGCTACTTTTCACATGTGTCCACAAAAGAATTTATTTGTAATTTACAAGCAGATGAATGGGATTGTCTACATGGGACATGATAATCCATTACCAGTGGTAATTGGTAACTTCAGATTGAGAATATTTAATGGAATTATCAGAAACATTTAGTGTTGGCATGTTCCTCGGATGAAGAgaaatttgatttctctttcaaTATTGGATGATCAAGGGTATAAGTTTAACTCCGAGAATAGAATACTTAAAGTGTGTAAAGGCTCCATGGTATTCATGAAGAGTAAACTATATTCTAAATTATATTATTTTCAGGCCAGTGTAGTTGAAGGGGAAGTTGTTGTAGCTTTTGGGAAAAGTAGTCTAAATCAGTCTCAATTGTGGCACTTGCGACTTGGTCATATGAGTGATAAGTGAACGTCTTTGTTGAGTAAGAAAAATTTGTTGGATGAGTACAAAAATCAAGTTTTGATTTTTTGTGAGTATTGTGTGTTTGGTAAATAGATAAGAGTGAAGTTTAGCAAGAAGGTCGATCACAAGTAGAGACAAGTTAGATTATATACATTCAAACTTGTGGGGTCCAAACAGAGTTCCCTCCAATAGTAGTGTCAGGTATTTTATGACTTTTATTGATAATTACTCAAGGATAGTGTGAGTGTATTTTCTAAAAACAAAAGATGAAACATTTCGACATTTGTTAACTGGAAGACGATGATGAGAGGCAGACGGAAAGAACATAAGCGTTTTCGAATTGACAATGGATTGGAATTTTGTAATTCTGAGTTCAATAATTTCTGCAGCAGAGAGGGCATAGTGAGACACTACACTTTTGTCAGAACACCACGACAGAATGGTATTACATAACATAGTGAACAGAATACTTTGTGATTGGGAAAGAAGCATGCTTTCACACTCACGTGTTAGCTAGCAAGGATTTTTGGGTTAAAGCAATCAATACAGCTTGTTATTTGGTTAACAGATCTTTATCCATAGCTATTGAGTTCAAAACTCCTTTTGAGGTATGGTCTGGTTCGCATGctgattattcaaatttaaggatATTTGGTTGTCCTGCTTATACTCATGTGAGGGATGGAAAACTAGAGCCGAGGGCAAAGAAATGTATATTTCTAGGGTATGTAACTGGAGTGAAAGGTGATAGATTGTGGTGTACAGATCAAAAGACTACAGGGCTAATTATTAGTAGGGATGTAACATTCAATGAATCTTCCTCACTGGACAGTCAGAGGGAGAAGGCAATAGCAGAAATAGTTTGCGGTGTCAGTGACTGCATAGAGCTAGAAATTGAATCTCCATTAGGTCAACCCAGTAAtttcaaaataaagaaagtgGAGGAGATGCAAAATATTGATCAAGATGATAATATTGATGCACCTATGCAACATCAACCATGTAGCATTGTAACAGGCAGAGAGAAGAGAGTGATCAACCGACCGCAAAGATTTGCAAACGTAGTTGATGGAAATCTTTTTGGATATATGAATCCTGTGGGATTTGCTTTGCAGAGACCGTTGATGAGTTTGCTTGTTATAGTTACCCAGAAGCTATTCTGAGTACAGAACCGAATCGACATATTAGTGATATGGATGTAGATATTGAGTCTCTTAACAAGTTTAGGCGTTGCCTAGACTTGGTTGATGTGTGCGAAAATGGATAGAGCCCTTGCGAGGGCTGAGAGCAAGGTAGAGAGATGTTCCTATTGATGAAAAGAATTCAAGTCAAGGAGAGAATTTATTATTTCGTGGCTTGAatttttttcttatatttttaGAAAACTCATAATCCCTATAAGTTTGGGAAAAGTTATTGCCCTTGTTAAATTGGGAAATCTTTCTCTTATAGGTTTGGGACTATTTGAgatctatatataggggttgtagttgAGAATTTTAAAGAATGTATTGTAGTTTTCTATTCATAGTGAAAACTGCCCCGAAAATTAGGCTTAACCGAACCTGTTACTGTTACGCAATATTAGATACACTTTATTATTGAGGAAGTAATATAGATTAAGCCGAATGGCAGAAAAAGACTAGTTGCTCTTTGGGCGGACCCTTCCTACTGAAATCCATAATGTTTTATGAGTCGACTATTAAATTTGCTTCGGTCAATATAAATTGAGCATTGGATCATAAATTGCACAACTGGAGAACATCTTTTCAATttgtctcttttttcttttctctaattTGTAAATATTAAGTTGTTAAAAGTTGATACATTATAGAACAAAGTAGTTAAAATCATACAATAAAACATTTGTttgtctcttttctttcttttaatttgttgACAAAGTTCTCTCATGGGACTTTTCTCTTAAACAGTTATTGCAAAAACGAACAAAAAAATGTTCAATCTACAATCCACATATCACAGTTCTTACTAGTACATAGATCAAACATATTGAagctttcaaatcccaaatccttATGGAAAATGTTGTCTTACAAggcaaaatgaagaagaagaaaaaaaccaaTAAAACAAATACCCAAACAAACAGGTAACAAAGATGATTTTTATACACTTACAATTAGCAAACactggaaaaagaagaaagaaatcaatcaacaaAGTTCAGTTCTTGGCTTTTTCCTAACAGAAATACAACCTCTTTGATGATCTCTAAATATTCTAATCTCAGAAcaatccctcaaatcctcaagacTTATATACTGCTGCTTCACCATTCTTGAGAAATCACAACCAGTATCATTAATCCAAATATAAGGGTGACAAGATTCATCATAATAATAAAGCAAACTCTTCATTCCACTTTCATTATTATTCCCAAATTTATTACCACCTGGCATATAAGCCTTGTATATTTTCTTGGAATTTAGCCTCTTTGATGATCCTGCCTTCAAAGTATGAACTTTCTTCAAGATTGAACCAACCCTTATCTGCAATTCAATTGGTTTATCACTAAAATTCCAAATTCTTGTACCAAAACTAGAGACTTGAGCTTGATCTTTGCACCCATTGAAGcattttacaaaagaaactaggCTAAAATTACTGCCACCTTCCATTTCATTATGTGTATGAAAGTTTGGAATTTTTTGGTCACTATGGCTAGCTTTTTAAAGGGTCTAGAGAAAACGAAAATAATCATATATGTGCTGTAACTTTCGGCCAATTGCTATATATTCCAAACTTTCGCTATTAAGTGATTCTGATATTCTTGGATTTGTGGGCCATTGGAAATGTTACTTATTTGGTTAGGCAGTgagaaattttaattttattagcTGTGAGACTATgacacttttttatttttattttaaggaGTAACATGATATGTATAATATGAACAATTTCATAAAGACACCTATATCTTTCAGCGATAGAGAAGTGTCTCTCCACACTTTGAAATTACATACACGGTCGTTTGGTACGATGGATAAGCAAAAATAACTTTGGATAAAAATTTAGTACCGCCATATTTCTTATTTGATTATTAATTCTAAGATTAAAAATTGTACTGGGATAACTTATACATGTTAGATGATAGAATAGTAATCCTAGAATAAATCAGTAAAATTGACAATCCCGGGATTAATACAACATATCAAACagtcaataaaaaataatattaggataactaatcccaacataacttatcTTCAAACCAAACAATTATAAGTTTGTCAACTAAATCATAACTTCTCCTTTTTATGCAGCCGAATAAACTCAATATCTCGGTTAATTGAggaataaaacaagaaaacaaaagtgTATACATAATAGAAAAAGAATATATAGCTGCTAATTAACTaagtaaaccataaccatttaTTACCATTTATCATACAATCATTTAACTATACCTAATCCTAAActattttgaggtcaactataaAGACTCATTTATATGCATTATGCTCTATTCAGAACAATTTCATTTCAATATAAAATATtgtatcttttaattcaaattaagGATGCTATAAAACTAGAACTTCTCTAAGTCTCACACGTATCCTTACATACAAATCTCAAGCTAGATTTAAAAATGACAggcttaaaaaaaaaaaatccaacctTCATTTGTATGGTAGCACATAATTTGCACAATAACAAGATAAAGGACATTCTTGGTAGCAACTGTCTTTAGGGTcagaaaagcaagaaaagaagaaTGTTGGGGACAGTAAGCATTTTTATAGTGAATTATTGATTAAGCCTCAAATGATTTTGCTTTATCTATCATCATTGTGCTTGTTCTTTTTTAATCTTTTACTTTAATTATAAGCTTCTTAGAAGCACCTTTAATCTCTTTCTTTCGAAACTTCAGTGCCAGGCAAAGAATTTTCCAAATATTTAGAATAGCATAACGTGTAAAGTTGTTATCATGGGAGCAGGAGATCACAGGTTCAAGTAATGGAAATAGTCTTTTTCAGAAATACAGGATAAGGCGGCATACATAGACTCTTATAGTCCGACCCTTCCTCGGACCTCACGCATAAcggaagcttagtgcaccgggctgccttttATTTGAACCTACCAGCCATTTGGTGGTAAAAGTAGTCCTAAAAGGTTAGGCCACACCAAAACCTTTGTACCCTTGTTATGATGTTTGTTGCAGTACAAAGAGGGGAAAATGTAGTGGTGGTAGTTAAAGTGTGACTTTGTATTTCCATATGGTACTATTGATAAAATGCACTATGCCCAACATAAGAACATGAAATCCTTTTCAAAATGCATTTGTGAATGTCCCAATGTTTTTTGCAATATCACATGTTTGAATCCCAGTGGATCTTAACTAGTTGAAGACAATTCAAGGGCAACCATAGTTGGTGCCACTTAACAGAGAGTTCAGTGACTTTCTATAATACTCTAGCACAGTGAGCGATTTTTACGTTATAAAAAAATATAGTGCCATAAAGTAAAAGTTGGATGACTATCCACATGAACCATCCCGAAATGAAATGTGCGTTTAAGTGGCACGAGTTCAGGCCCAACCATAGTCACCTCCAGTAGTTCCTCATTCTATATATGGTCCCAAAAGTGACGGTAAAAAAAAACATCACTCTCAGTTCCTGTAATTCAACTATGTATAATTTTTACAATCTAGATTACCTTATTTACATTCTGTATAAACAGATTATCCAAGCAAACTGGGGCAAGAACTCATGAACTATGTGCACAACTGAGCAACCAGATCAATTGGTTGTCTTAGTTTGCTATGAGAAGCAAATGCTTTATCAAATCCAATCCAAGAACATGATAAAGGGTTCTTTAGTACTAAGAAGTAGACAAAGGGTACATTAAGGAAACTATTTCCCGAGTTTATTACACTTGTTAGCTCGTGGCAATCCAAGACTCGGTAGACTTAAAAAGTAGCCTAAACAAACTAAAGAATTCACTTCTATCCAAACTACATGGATTTGTATAATCTGCCTGTACAAATGAAGACTATGAAATGCATCACCAAAAGGATGCCAAAACCATCAAGAAGAAATAACACCTATAGCAGTAGCATGAGTATCAAATTTACAAAGATAAGATGGGTCCTATTTCTCATGATTGTCTTGAGCAGAATCTATCTTGATTATAAGCGGCTGGCCGAGATGGGCAGTAGGATCAGCCACCGTTGGTAGCTCTGGCGATGGCAATATGTCATCAAtgtcttcattttcagccaatgCTTTTTCTAAAGCAGCCTTGGCAACTCTTGTGACACAAATTATTAAAAACACTGCAATACATGCAAACAAGGTTATTCTTGGGGATATTGAAACACTATGTTCAAATGTGTTGGCATTTCATCGACAAGCAATATCACTCTATCCTAACAACATTTGCAAATACATTACCAACGTAATTCTTAAGTATATGTTAATATTGAGAGACACTTTCACAATGGAACAAGCTAGGGGAGCAACCTCTATCCTAACATCATTGTCAAATAGTCTAAACAGGTAATACTTTTCTGGTAAAGAACTCAACAGGTAATACTTAAGTACACAACTATATATTAATATTCCGAGAGACTTTCACGACAGAAAAGCTGGAGGGAGCAAAAGATGTTTGGTGTGAAAATATTTTGGCAAGGATGAATAGTTTTAGAATAGCTGTAGCTACGAATAGTACTTTTTGGGGATAAATAGTTATGTATATGCTATACTTGAGTGTCAGTCTTTTGTTTGACAAATTAGGTTATGCTAAATGCTAACAGCATCACAAGAGAGTATGCTCAATTTTTAAGAGAGTTATGAGCTAAACTCATTAAGCATTTTCTCAAATTAATTAAGTTGGAGTCAAATTAAAAGTTCACATTATGCAAGGTTTCAAGTTAAAGAGCCTCTCAGTAAAAAGGATTTGACTCGTGATCTTCACTTTCTAACAACATAAGAACATCTTTTTTTACAGTGATTTTGCATATAAAGATCTTTTTTGTTCagttacaaaaaaataaaagcaatttataAAGTATTAGAGACTCACCAGAGACCAATAGGCCCAATATGATCATAGCCTGGCcacaaagaaaacaaaaagaaaaagcagCTGTCAGAAAATCTATAGAAACAAACAAGGATATGGAATATTTGGTCCTCAATATCATCCAGAAACCTAAAATATGGAAAAtagttataaaaaaaaataaaaataaaaaaattaaaagggaTAGGTCCAGTTCTTTTAAACTGATCGGTTGGTTTAGCCTGCATGATGAAAGTGGAGCTAATACAATCATCCATTTTATGGATCAGGGTCCATTGCAAAGTAGGGCTACAACGATTACTAGGGCTGATAAATAGTGGATTGGGCTAAATTTGCATACCTAGAAAAAATTACATACTTATGAAGGTTTCATTACTAGTTGCCGACAACGGACTTGTTTTTCGCATTTACGTaatatgttttctttttctttttgatcaAGTATTTATAGGCATTCATGTGATCTATTTAttcattttgaaaaaataaaacatGCACCCACTAAAGAATTAGTAACTGTAGGTTAGAGTTCAATTAGTGAGGTGGAGTAATACGTTCAGCTGAACATATATTATGCAATATACTTGTTGCCTTCATATGAAAATACATAATTGGTGAATGTTACGACAAATGTAGAGTGGACATCCATATGCAAGAAACTATTAGGACGAATTCAATTTTTGAGTGAGTTCCGTCAGCGTATTATACACTATCAAGTCACCTTTATCTGTTGTCGCAGGTAGCTTGTCTTATTTACAAGATTATACCACATTTTAAGGAGGCTTACCAATATCCTTTGGATGACCTAATAGTATAAAAAAATCATTACGTTGACGGTGTATAACTTAAACTCTTTTTGGAACACTGACCAATGAATGAAAAAAGAATTCAAAAATAAGGCCAAAATGTTATTTGAATAAACAATATGAATGTAGAAAATGAGCACTTGTCTAACAATGCTCACTTGAAGCTCAGAAGCACTAAATAAACCGCTTGTCCATTTTGTAGAATAAGCCTAAAAATGGTAACTAAACTCGGCATATTACTAAGCCAATCCATGCAAGTTTGGCCAATTTAAGAAGCAATTAACTTCTCTCCGGAAGtagttttgacttttctttttaccaaaaatactcttaacaaaatataatatataccaaaataaccttacttatcttaaacttaatacttaggatattaatgtACAAGTACTTCTTATTTTTAGGATagctttctaatatatagtgaatTCAGGGGTAactgcttttatatttgttgaataatttttaaaatcattttaaaagAATTAAAGtagttttcatttttattttcatattttgcctaaataaaatgaaaagatttaattattgtctttaataataaatttttgagattatttatttactaTACTATCAACTATTAAGTAAATCtcttcatgtccttattcgtaatttgatacttaaaagcactttttgaaaagcttggtcaaacacaaattattattcaaaagtgtttttcagatTGATTAGCCAAAGACAAATTGCTTCTCTCCAAAAATACTTTTTCCAAACGCACTTTTGCAAAAGGCACTTTTCAAAGAAGCTGATTTttccagcttggccaaacaggctactAGTCTGAATCCCACATAGTTGTTATACTTTAAATGGATCTTTTACTTTAATCTATTCTGTTACTCCCTCCAGTTCAATTCTTACTTTCCTTTAAATATGTTAAAAAAGGATGTcatatttctttatttaaaaagtCCTTAATTCTAACATTCCCATTTTACCCTTGATGATACACTCTTATAGAAATGACATGGCATGCTTAAGATCACAAGGTTCaaagtactccctccgttccaatttatgtgaacttgtttgacttggcacggagtttaagaaaaaatgaagacttttggaatttgtgatcctaaacaagtcagaaaggggtccagagtatttgtgtggttataaaagtttctcatcaAGGGTAAACTTGAaaatttaagctaaattgtttctaaatttagaaaggggtcattctttttggaacggaccaaaaaaaaataggttcacataaactgtaACGTAGGGAGTATATTTTTGGTATGTTATACATCTTTAGCTTAAGACGACATTCAAAAAGTTTCTTTACATTTTTAAAATTCATGCTCAATCAAACTAAGACACAGAATTAAATTTAGGGAGTATTAGCTAAAGTAGCATGTAATCCGGGATAGAGACAAATTTATCCATGTGATTTTACGTCTATACCATCCTATTTAGCACCTTCAATCACCACACTGTCACACACCTAAGAATCAGCGCATTTGAAGATCTACTAGGATGGCCAAATCACCTCAAATGACattcttttattttatcttttgtgTGCTACTTGCATTCTCTACTAAATGTGATAATTTCTTATCTGGTCTAATTTTGTATAACTGTATATCAACCTTAATATTCGCATGTCTACAACAATCATTAAACTACTATAACAGAATACAACTTGTTTCCACTCTCATCTCAATGATTGTGCAAGAAATTGTTCGATTTAGTATAAATTGCCTATACATAATCACTGATTTTAcactaatagcccgtttggccaagctgcaaaaatcagcttattttgagaagtgttttttttcaaaagtacttttggtgagaagcagtttgtgtttggctaattagtttgaaaagcacttctgagcagcaattagtgtttggccaagctttaaaaactgcttctaagtgtatttttctcaaaagtgcttctcaaaaagtgcttttggagagaagctacttttttctgcttctccaaaactgcttctgcttctcctcaaaagcactttttttccttccagaagcttggccaaacacctcaaattgatcaaaaaaaaaagcacttttggccaaaaataagtttggccaaacaggctataactAATGTTACCTAGTACATAGATCACTCCAATTCGTGGAACGATAATGAGTTTCGCAATTAGCTACCCACTTTGGATTTTCAATTTCTTAGCAAGCATTCATTAGTTTATCAGTAACCGTATAATAAAATCTTATGTCTCcataacttcacaaaaatagtcAAGTGGTACTCACATTTTACCACTTCCAACAAGACATAGTATGTCGAGAGTGTTGTGTCATTATCAACTATTGGTTAGATGGGCAAAGAAAATCACATCCATCCAACCAAATCCTTTGGAAACTACTTCATAAATGACTTGATGGTAGTTTGGAATTTAAATACGCATACAACCTTGGTCGCTTATTTTAATTTTCCCTTGTCCCCCAAAGGTTTCTTTTTCCAGCTTGTGCACGACCAATTTACTAGTAACCTTGTTAGCTCCTATCTCCCACCGAT
Proteins encoded in this window:
- the LOC138870347 gene encoding uncharacterized protein encodes the protein MHQVFGQKETRKSKPAQKGVKPAQVKAESIERYSGKSTADAKDPQLRQSWRSTVAKIREFQLWTFQVTADRDAFMRYKMANNDNLGNAIPGEEVDDNIDDEVPIVPQAQRRGCQANDNVPDPPPPPPRRGYFTGAPHQNAYKHIKGFMDTCWGSKQTNVSEDALRLRLFLFSLRGKALDWLERLPNHSITTWDELADKFIAKFSPGHMATLRDEILASKQEPNEPLHEIWERYWTMLAGENFMNTPYAKACEILDEMADTSSTWQSRANVPQGDPTVIHLHKELHDHGQISQSLNTRPKRALPSDTVVNPKSGNNTGHAMAVITRSGRGGDVNASKKKEIVSDVVEVQDDDVPIVYEQVSEENLNPEVRIDINDNEVETQDNVNQSREHVIDIPETVVPWAKTPLLRPPPPYPQMLAKQNNENQFRKFIDMMKSLSINVPLVKALEKMPGYVKFMKDLVTTKRSMDCETIKMTH
- the LOC104235953 gene encoding uncharacterized protein, with protein sequence MEGGSNFSLVSFVKCFNGCKDQAQVSSFGTRIWNFSDKPIELQIRVGSILKKVHTLKAGSSKRLNSKKIYKAYMPGGNKFGNNNESGMKSLLYYYDESCHPYIWINDTGCDFSRMVKQQYISLEDLRDCSEIRIFRDHQRGCISVRKKPRTELC